One stretch of Rosistilla oblonga DNA includes these proteins:
- a CDS encoding type II toxin-antitoxin system VapC family toxin yields MDTVYIETSIVSHASARPSPNIPIAALQHQAREWWAVERSKFNLVTSQLTIVEASDGDPAAAAERLRMLDGLPLVPLGPDVDALAKLILSKHMMPQKAAADAVHVAAAAIAGVNYLLTQNCKHIANAHELPRVYRLLEEQGYDQLLICTPTEFLGGENDDEEPNT; encoded by the coding sequence ATGGACACCGTATACATTGAGACCTCAATCGTCAGCCACGCTTCGGCACGCCCAAGCCCCAACATCCCAATCGCGGCACTGCAACATCAGGCCCGTGAGTGGTGGGCTGTCGAACGGTCGAAATTCAATCTCGTCACTTCGCAGCTTACGATTGTTGAGGCATCTGACGGCGATCCAGCTGCGGCCGCCGAACGACTTAGAATGCTCGATGGCCTGCCATTAGTTCCGCTCGGTCCAGATGTCGATGCCTTGGCCAAGCTGATATTGTCCAAGCATATGATGCCGCAAAAGGCCGCAGCCGATGCGGTGCACGTTGCCGCAGCAGCGATCGCTGGTGTAAACTATCTTCTGACGCAAAACTGCAAGCACATAGCGAATGCTCACGAACTTCCGCGCGTATATCGCTTACTGGAAGAACAGGGCTACGACCAACTGCTGATTTGCACGCCGACTGAATTCTTAGGCGGAGAAAACGATGACGAAGAACCCAATACTTGA
- a CDS encoding GIY-YIG nuclease family protein: MRQLPAMLLLFCLPGIATAQTATALPTIVVEAFAKTSNGWSSDEVLLDDIRRERFLAAVRTRQPDADEATCNLMLLKLRKAGKLTVKATRRGKPADDRVLPIAEIAARTIMEKFDVATDTMIADPTLRKAFDAAALIVDPDVSLYDVRKAAFQLRKSRRLKPELVLRVADWDKQVVVKPLPEVRSNLKLVPTLPGIYLFRDQTGYIYIGEAVNLRVRLTQHLNDSDRRSLAAYIEQTSGEGLSIEWHAFPKDSPARQVAVRRAYESELIRSRNPRLNVRP, encoded by the coding sequence GTGCGACAACTGCCTGCGATGCTATTGCTGTTCTGTTTGCCCGGCATCGCTACCGCTCAGACGGCAACCGCACTCCCGACGATCGTCGTCGAAGCGTTTGCTAAGACGAGCAACGGTTGGAGCAGCGACGAAGTGCTTTTGGACGACATCCGACGCGAGCGATTTTTAGCTGCCGTTCGCACGCGTCAACCGGATGCCGATGAAGCGACATGCAATCTGATGTTGTTGAAGCTACGCAAAGCGGGCAAATTAACGGTCAAAGCGACGCGTCGTGGCAAGCCGGCTGATGACCGAGTGCTGCCAATCGCCGAGATTGCGGCCCGAACGATCATGGAGAAGTTTGACGTCGCGACCGATACGATGATCGCTGATCCGACGCTGCGGAAGGCGTTTGATGCCGCAGCCCTAATCGTCGATCCCGACGTTTCGTTATACGACGTCCGCAAAGCCGCTTTCCAATTACGAAAGTCACGGCGGCTGAAACCGGAGCTTGTCCTGCGCGTCGCCGACTGGGACAAACAAGTCGTCGTCAAACCGTTGCCCGAAGTTCGATCGAACCTGAAACTTGTACCGACACTGCCGGGCATCTATCTATTCCGAGACCAAACCGGATACATCTACATCGGCGAAGCGGTGAATCTGCGAGTTCGGTTGACACAGCATCTCAACGATTCCGACCGCCGCAGCTTAGCCGCCTACATCGAGCAGACATCCGGTGAGGGACTGTCGATCGAATGGCACGCATTTCCGAAGGACTCCCCCGCCCGACAAGTTGCGGTGCGAAGAGCGTATGAAAGCGAACTGATTCGCAGCCGCAACCCGCGGCTGAACGTGCGTCCCTGA
- a CDS encoding type II toxin-antitoxin system RelE/ParE family toxin, translating into MHLRNALGIYDNIAAQSETYADSVYARILTRPDQLQRFPDSGAIVPEYNRTDVRELFVHSFRLIYRIDGDEVRVLTVIHGSRRLSPEIPEGG; encoded by the coding sequence GTGCATCTAAGGAATGCACTCGGAATCTACGATAACATTGCTGCCCAATCGGAAACGTACGCGGATTCCGTTTACGCGAGGATTCTTACGCGTCCCGATCAACTACAGCGATTCCCCGACTCTGGCGCGATAGTTCCCGAATACAACCGCACTGACGTTCGCGAACTATTTGTTCATTCCTTTCGTCTCATCTATCGAATTGACGGTGACGAGGTGCGTGTACTCACTGTAATTCATGGCAGTCGGCGGCTGTCACCAGAGATCCCAGAGGGCGGATAA
- a CDS encoding type II toxin-antitoxin system RelE/ParE family toxin, which translates to MWHLSYRPEVDDDVVDAVAWYDDKRTGQGDEFLLEYLAGIRRIRDNPTLFSIAANGLRPCRLKRFSYIIHFNVDGNDILIVALMCGGRDDSALAHRNG; encoded by the coding sequence ATGTGGCACCTTTCGTATCGGCCCGAAGTCGATGACGACGTCGTCGACGCTGTTGCTTGGTATGACGACAAGCGAACCGGACAGGGTGACGAATTTCTTCTTGAATACTTGGCTGGTATCCGGCGAATTCGGGACAATCCAACTCTGTTTTCCATAGCAGCAAATGGGCTGCGTCCTTGTCGATTAAAGCGATTCTCGTACATCATACATTTTAATGTTGATGGTAACGATATCCTGATTGTTGCGCTGATGTGTGGTGGTCGCGACGACTCCGCATTGGCACATCGCAACGGATAA
- a CDS encoding addiction module protein produces the protein MNVEQAISDLSTLPIVDRLRVVHAIWDTLPDDVDLSTTPEQQAELDRRLAAHRADPTTAISHDELMRRVENRR, from the coding sequence ATGAACGTAGAGCAAGCAATTTCCGACCTATCCACACTTCCGATCGTTGATCGACTCCGGGTGGTTCACGCTATCTGGGACACGCTCCCCGATGACGTTGACTTATCCACCACGCCAGAGCAGCAAGCTGAACTGGATCGTCGACTGGCTGCCCACAGGGCGGATCCGACTACCGCAATTTCGCACGACGAACTAATGCGACGCGTTGAGAATCGTCGTTGA
- a CDS encoding metallophosphoesterase, translated as MKRWILLGLVLLLLSCYSYASLLGQDRALDAPPGHASKSTPQANETSERDSDSFTLIVLPDTQGYADVRHKETEKHWPDIGDQRSCFFQQTEWIKQNKQKLNIAIAVHVGDITQTDHDAEWKIADTAFKVLDDHVPYVVCSGNHDMGYLPQNRGTSNSRDSRFNAYFGPARFTNNPLYRPHFGVDAKQHFRKEGEIENYYLFLNAGGMKFLLITLEFKPRDESLAWANRVVSQHPDCRTIVVTHAYLTSKPGQRSSTDKYKVQGNSGEEIWKNFVSQHRNIFMVLSGHAMENRLTSKGKHGNLVHQVQADYWYWDIPKIKAGSGFLRIMTFYPGKNKIEVQTYSPVLDEFLTRPKSSFSLDYVMGESAN; from the coding sequence TTGAAACGCTGGATTTTGCTGGGCTTGGTCCTACTACTGCTATCTTGTTACTCCTATGCTTCGTTATTGGGGCAAGACCGCGCGCTGGACGCTCCTCCTGGTCACGCCAGCAAATCGACGCCCCAAGCGAACGAAACCTCCGAGCGCGATTCTGATTCCTTTACCCTGATTGTGCTTCCCGACACGCAGGGCTACGCCGATGTCAGGCATAAGGAAACAGAGAAGCACTGGCCGGACATTGGCGATCAACGCTCCTGTTTCTTTCAACAGACAGAGTGGATCAAGCAGAACAAACAGAAGTTAAACATCGCGATAGCGGTGCATGTGGGAGACATTACTCAGACCGATCATGATGCAGAGTGGAAGATCGCGGATACCGCCTTCAAGGTGCTTGATGACCATGTTCCCTACGTCGTCTGTTCAGGAAATCACGACATGGGGTATTTGCCGCAAAACCGAGGCACCAGTAATTCGCGTGACAGCCGATTCAACGCCTATTTTGGTCCGGCGCGGTTCACAAACAATCCGTTGTATCGCCCACATTTCGGTGTCGATGCGAAGCAGCATTTCCGGAAAGAAGGCGAAATCGAGAACTATTACCTCTTTCTAAACGCCGGCGGAATGAAGTTTCTGCTTATCACGCTCGAATTCAAACCACGTGATGAGTCTCTTGCATGGGCGAACCGAGTTGTTTCGCAGCATCCCGATTGCCGCACCATCGTTGTCACCCACGCCTACCTGACCAGCAAACCAGGGCAACGTTCGAGTACTGACAAATACAAGGTGCAAGGTAATTCAGGCGAAGAGATCTGGAAAAACTTTGTCAGCCAACACAGGAATATCTTTATGGTGCTGTCGGGGCATGCCATGGAGAATCGACTGACCAGCAAGGGAAAGCATGGAAACCTAGTGCATCAGGTTCAGGCCGATTACTGGTACTGGGACATTCCCAAAATTAAGGCAGGGAGCGGATTCTTGCGGATCATGACTTTCTATCCAGGCAAGAACAAGATTGAAGTCCAGACCTATTCGCCCGTACTGGATGAGTTCCTCACTCGCCCGAAAAGCAGCTTCTCGTTGGATTACGTCATGGGCGAGTCCGCGAATTAG
- a CDS encoding ACT domain-containing protein: MYDRAPVAADRKCDPTGNSIMSGITDLQTLLAGLKPILVPGDYVFVTLPKAKFGDGAELEPIAAFTETEGMTLVIPKALAGKSGQQSSGEFRMITLQVHSALNAVGLTAAVADALTKRGISANIIAAYYHDHVFVPSSRADDALDALNALANASADRASRSGIQQEERKSY, from the coding sequence ATGTATGATCGAGCGCCGGTAGCGGCTGATCGGAAATGCGATCCTACCGGAAACAGTATCATGAGCGGAATCACTGATTTACAAACTCTCCTTGCGGGCCTTAAGCCAATCCTGGTTCCTGGCGACTACGTATTCGTTACGCTCCCCAAGGCAAAATTCGGCGATGGAGCGGAACTCGAACCGATCGCCGCGTTTACAGAGACCGAAGGCATGACGCTGGTCATCCCCAAAGCACTCGCTGGCAAAAGCGGCCAGCAAAGCAGCGGCGAGTTTCGTATGATCACATTGCAGGTCCATTCCGCTCTTAATGCGGTGGGATTAACCGCAGCCGTCGCCGACGCGTTAACAAAACGAGGTATCAGCGCAAACATCATTGCCGCTTATTATCACGACCACGTGTTTGTTCCTTCTTCGAGAGCCGACGATGCACTCGATGCGTTAAACGCGTTGGCGAACGCATCCGCCGACCGGGCGTCACGTAGCGGAATTCAACAGGAAGAGCGTAAGTCCTATTAG
- a CDS encoding addiction module protein — protein MTLQESLRSLPPDQKLAIVTQLWDDLASSAPLTLPPDELAEMQRRRDEMLADPSIAIDADEVWRRVDGD, from the coding sequence ATGACCCTGCAAGAATCACTTCGTTCTCTACCGCCCGACCAGAAGCTCGCGATCGTAACGCAACTCTGGGACGACTTGGCTTCTTCGGCGCCGCTAACGCTACCACCCGACGAGCTTGCCGAAATGCAACGCCGGCGTGACGAAATGCTTGCGGACCCTTCTATCGCGATTGACGCTGACGAAGTATGGCGGCGTGTCGATGGCGACTGA